The genomic stretch AAAATGTGAAAGTGATAAGTAGTTGGGTAAAGGGGGGTGACATTGACAATGCTTCAGTGGAGTTGGATGTTCCATTTCCTCAAGACTACTCTGAGCTTCTTGAACAAGTAAGTACtagtaactctttttactttattCGAATTTTCTATACtgtatttgtttttctttcttaataTGAGTATTTTTAGTGTTTCAAGTTATACAGATGTGGTGGTACTTGGTACTTTTTAAGTTATGGAATACGAGTGAGTGAGCTATTTGATTTGCGAGTTTAACTTGGTTTATTCTGTTTTGCGTCTGTTCAGttatttattatgattaagaAAGCAAATATTAATAGGAAAAATTACAGGTTCAAAGGCTAGGAATCCATTCCACCCAAAAGAAAAGCataaatccccccccccccccaaaaaaaaataaGATTCTAATAGCTAACATCAACTAACCAAAGAGCAACACAAAATTTAATTCTTTCCCGTATGCTTATCTTCACAGTGTTCATTGTCCTCACTAGGTGATAAAACAACCATCTTCCACACAGTTGTTCTTGTTTATTAATCAAACCCTTGTTCCGGTCCCTCAAATTGGTTCAGAATTTAGGCATCACCCATTGCAAACTGAATTCTATCAGCACTTTATGCCACAACTATAATGAGAAACTGTCATGTAAAAATAAATTCTCTATTAATTTCTCATtggcttttatttatttaactctCTAATCACTTTTATTTACTGCTGTTTATTAATTGCTAGGCAAAAAAAGCAACTGCGTTGGCTTTGAAAGACAATAGACAATTGATGGTGAGTGATCCACCGAGTTGTTTTGGTATAAAATTGAGTAATTTTGGTATATTATATATAGTCTTTGACTCCAAAGTCCTTATTACAGGAGATCGAATTCCCAACTGCTGGGCTTGAATCTGTACCAGGTTGTCCACAGAAATAGGGATGGCCAATATTTATGGTATGGTCAGCTTGTTTTAAATACAATTTTAAAGAGATTTCTTTATTGTTCTTGTATCAGGAGATGGTGAAGGAGGAATAGAGATGACTGAGAGTATGGTGTTAATTCGCGACTTCTGTGACCGTTTCGTTGATACGGTGAAAGCTGTGCGAACTAGAATAGTGAGCTTCTTGATCTATAACAATATTTTCTCTGATCCTTCTCTATATTGAAGTAcacatttttataaattaaatgagaCCCATGATATCTTATGGCCACAAAGTTAACATTCTGCTAGTCCCAGACCGATTGTATTTTAATTGTTGTGAATGGCCTGTTAAAATATAACactgttattttaaaaaaaaaaaattgggaatcATGTCCCAAGAAATAGATTTCATATAATTATTTAGTACAAGGCAAAAgctgataaattttttaaatgtTTAAAATGGGAGAAGGAAGGTATGGGTAGCAGAGAAAGTGTAAATGAAATacttgtgtgtattaaatatccTTTTGCTTTGTTTAATTCAAATtattcattttttctttttttttacagCTGAAAGAAAGCATgggtatttatatatattttgcacTAGAAGTACAGTAGTTACAATGCCTTTATGTCTGTCaataaaggaaaaaggaaaagaaaattgtGGTGTATTCATGCTTGTTTTTCCTGAAGGTGATACCTGCTCTGTATATGATAGCTGAATAATTTTCAATGTTCTCTCCTATTTTAATTTACATGATGTGTTGTCCCATGCAGTAATTTATTACCTTCCTTAGAACTAATTTATAAAACTAGCTCGAAAACATTATGATTAAACCTTCCACGGAACTTTCAGTTTTTCCCCGAGGCCAATGAAGTTACATTTGCAAGAAATTCAGTCTTTGGAGGAGCTTCCTTCAAATTAGACTATTTGACAAAACCATCATTTTTTGAAGACTTCGGTTTTGTTGAAAAAGTAAAAATGAAGGACCGGGTGAAGCCAGACGATGAACTATTTCTTGTCGCTTATCCATATTTTAATGTCAATGGTAATTCACTCAGTCCTATCTAATAGTTAATAACTCAATATTGAATATGTAACTTCAGTATCTTATATTATCCTGTTATTCAGAAATGCTTGCTGTTGAAGAGCTTTACAAAGAAGCTGTCAAGAACACCAACCGGAAATTGATTATATTTAATGGAGAACTTGATCGCATAAGATCTGGCTGTATCCTTTTCTAATTAGCTATTGACACTTATGCATGAACTTACTTGTTCATTTGCTCATCTAGATTATGCTAAGAAACAATGTTTATATGCTAAACACTTATCAAAGTTGTCAAGTGTGCATGTGTTTTAAACTCTGGTATTGCCTCATTATCTATTTTAAGCACCAAGCGAATCAACGGCCATATGCACACACCCCTCTGCCACACAAACTAGTACATATTTTGTCAATAGATATCTTGGAGTTTGTCAAGTATGTATAACTAGTATTGTGTATTTGTGCTAATTCCGCTCTTCAGAGAAATTAAGGATATGTATATTACAAATTGAAAGGGAGGCACCTTTTCTGTATATGATTGAGGTACTAAGGTCATAATGTTTCCCATATTATTTTAATGCGGGAGTATAAtaattaatgtgactgatatgaAATGGTCTGATAcatgtttatttttagtttgaTGATTGATTTTCTTGAGTATGAAGGTATAATGTTGATGGTTTGATTACTGTTGAACCTTTAGTATCAATAATCTTTATAATCAAGTCCTTTCACATGCATGGCGTTTTTCTTGAATACCATAAGATTATCCACCGTTTTTTTATCCTAAACTGGCTGCCCTTTCAAAGACCCTGTTTCCACTGATGGAGACTGTATATTATATTCACAATTTTAAGGGATCCAAAGGGGGAACTCTTTTCAGGTTTGCTGCCTAAAGATTGATTGTTTATATAATtaacatttattaattttgtaaatttgaaatgtcCACTTGTGGATCTTTTACATTAGGTAGCAGTGATTTCAATTACAGACTAAGTACATTAATGTACTTGTTACTCTTTCCAAACGTTTAGGAGCTACCCTGGTCCTTGGAAAGTCCTTCGAAAAGTGAGGAACAAATACATTTGTATTCATCAACAAGAAACTATGCCGTCGCTGAAGGAAGTTGCCTTGGATATTCTTCCATCAGCTTGAAATATTCTAACTCATTTGGTAATAGAGCAATATTTTTTACCTATATTATTCAGTGTtataaattttcatatttttgcatatatttCTTCTTTAGTAGTCAATACAGAAAGTAACCTTCAGCTCAGGTTTCTTCATTTTGGTCTCGTGTGTGTCAAATTAGTTGAATTGACAATGAAGTACTAATTAACCTATCATTGTTCAACATTTTAATAGGTCAGCTTTGTTCtaggcagggttatttctagAAGACAATGTCTATCAAATCAAGATATATTATGGATTTGTCACCCTTTGTTTTTTTGGCTTCTCTAGGTTTCTGTGTTCAACCTTTGTTTCGTAATTTTACCAATGGTTAAAATTTCATTCATTCATTCTTTCTATGTATTATAAAAGGCTTAAAATCCACTAGAAAAATTTGATCAAATCAAATTACTAATTGAATTGTATGTTGCAGCCAATTTGACTATATTTCCTGATAGTTTTAATTATCAAATCTCTAATTAAATTAGATTGATGATAAAAAAAGTTTGAATGTAATGCAACAAAACCCCTAATTAGTTGCATTAAATATTCATATTTGTAATGACATATGGAATtgtggcatatatatatattgaattatgTGGACAAGATGTTCAAGTCACTGAAAGACTACGCGCAAAATTTTTTAAACTGAAATATTGGTCAATGGATAAGAGATTTGGAGAAACACTACAAGAAGATGACTCAACGTGACTCAACGTTTCTACCTGTTATCCAAAAaccaggcatggatgacatggcagacgtttagtacacgtggctgacatctggcagaagtcttgttcgactatcgaccagaaagatgtctatgacgcaacgctcaatctttatatacgaccagcttggtcgtatactcgctatatttggagaaaatcttatgcagttataatcatatccgaaattatctcccatgatttcctgagtatccgattatttaggaaagaatatctgtaacaaattaatgtaatcttccttgagcctataaatagagaaagatagctcaaggaagggactgggggctttctaattatttgggattagagttttacgagtgtattagagctatcatatttgatatattgttttgttcttgagaggttgatgaaactcattgaaccctagttctttgat from Humulus lupulus chromosome 5, drHumLupu1.1, whole genome shotgun sequence encodes the following:
- the LOC133777701 gene encoding protein LPA3 isoform X1, with protein sequence MPISESTLSSSTGLTAIPSLASSHIKYLVVNKCRNLRVKCNYGSLGRRKVAGFMGTKKNVKVISSWVKGGDIDNASVELDVPFPQDYSELLEQCFKLYRCGGTWYFLSYGIRAKKATALALKDNRQLMEIEFPTAGLESVPGDGEGGIEMTESMVLIRDFCDRFVDTVKAVRTRIFFPEANEVTFARNSVFGGASFKLDYLTKPSFFEDFGFVEKVKMKDRVKPDDELFLVAYPYFNVNEMLAVEELYKEAVKNTNRKLIIFNGELDRIRSGYYPPFFYPKLAALSKTLFPLMETVYYIHNFKGSKGGTLFRSYPGPWKVLRKVRNKYICIHQQETMPSLKEVALDILPSA
- the LOC133777701 gene encoding uncharacterized protein LOC133777701 isoform X3 — protein: MPISESTLSSSTGLTAIPSLASSHIKYLVVNKCRNLRVKCNYGSLGRRKVAGFMGTKKNVKVISSWVKGGDIDNASVELDVPFPQDYSELLEQCFKLYRCGGTWYFLSYGIRAKKATALALKDNRQLMEIEFPTAGLESVPGDGEGGIEMTESMVLIRDFCDRFVDTVKAVRTRIFFPEANEVTFARNSVFGGASFKLDYLTKPSFFEDFGFVEKVKMKDRVKPDDELFLVAYPYFNVNEMLAVEELYKEAVKNTNRKLIIFNGELDRIRSGYYPPFFYPKLAALSKTLFPLMETVYYIHNFKGSKGGTLFR
- the LOC133777701 gene encoding uncharacterized protein LOC133777701 isoform X5; the encoded protein is MPISESTLSSSTGLTAIPSLASSHIKYLVVNKCRNLRVKCNYGSLGRRKVAGFMGTKKNVKVISSWVKGGDIDNASVELDVPFPQDYSELLEQCFKLYRCGGTWYFLSYGIRAKKATALALKDNRQLMEIEFPTAGLESVPGDGEGGIEMTESMVLIRDFCDRFVDTVKAVRTRIFFPEANEVTFARNSVFGGASFKLDYLTKPSFFEDFGFVEKVKMKDRVKPDDELFLVAYPYFNVNEMLAVEELYKEAVKNTNRKLIIFNGELDRIRSGYPVSTDGDCILYSQF
- the LOC133777701 gene encoding uncharacterized protein LOC133777701 isoform X6; the protein is MPISESTLSSSTGLTAIPSLASSHIKYLVVNKCRNLRVKCNYGSLGRRKVAGFMGTKKNVKVISSWVKGGDIDNASVELDVPFPQDYSELLEQCFKLYRCGGTWYFLSYGIRAKKATALALKDNRQLMEIEFPTAGLESVPGDGEGGIEMTESMVLIRDFCDRFVDTVKAVRTRIFFPEANEVTFARNSVFGGASFKLDYLTKPSFFEDFGFVEKVKMKDRVKPDDELFLVAYPYFNVNEMLAVEELYKEAVKNTNRKLIIFNGELDRIRSGLISITD
- the LOC133777701 gene encoding protein LPA3 isoform X2, with the protein product MPISESTLSSSTGLTAIPSLASSHIKYLVVNKCRNLRVKCNYGSLGRRKVAGFMGTKKNVKVISSWVKGGDIDNASVELDVPFPQDYSELLEQAKKATALALKDNRQLMEIEFPTAGLESVPGDGEGGIEMTESMVLIRDFCDRFVDTVKAVRTRIFFPEANEVTFARNSVFGGASFKLDYLTKPSFFEDFGFVEKVKMKDRVKPDDELFLVAYPYFNVNEMLAVEELYKEAVKNTNRKLIIFNGELDRIRSGYYPPFFYPKLAALSKTLFPLMETVYYIHNFKGSKGGTLFRSYPGPWKVLRKVRNKYICIHQQETMPSLKEVALDILPSA
- the LOC133777701 gene encoding protein LPA3 isoform X4 produces the protein MGTKKNVKVISSWVKGGDIDNASVELDVPFPQDYSELLEQCFKLYRCGGTWYFLSYGIRAKKATALALKDNRQLMEIEFPTAGLESVPGDGEGGIEMTESMVLIRDFCDRFVDTVKAVRTRIFFPEANEVTFARNSVFGGASFKLDYLTKPSFFEDFGFVEKVKMKDRVKPDDELFLVAYPYFNVNEMLAVEELYKEAVKNTNRKLIIFNGELDRIRSGYYPPFFYPKLAALSKTLFPLMETVYYIHNFKGSKGGTLFRSYPGPWKVLRKVRNKYICIHQQETMPSLKEVALDILPSA